From a region of the Rhinolophus sinicus isolate RSC01 linkage group LG04, ASM3656204v1, whole genome shotgun sequence genome:
- the LOC141571287 gene encoding thymosin beta-4-like produces the protein MSDEPSMAETEKFNESKLKKAKMQQKNPVPFKGTVEQKKRAGET, from the coding sequence ATGTCTGATGAACCCAGTATGGCTGAGACTGAGAAATTCAATGAGTCGAAATTGAAGAAGGCaaaaatgcaacagaaaaatCCAGTGCCTTTCAAAGGAACAGTTGAACAGAAGAAGCGAGCAGGCGAAACGTAA